ACAGGCAGCGCACTGCCGGACTGGGTCAGGGTAGCCTGAAGTTCGGCTTGCTGGTAACCCTCCCCGACGAAAACCAGCACGAGTTTCGGGTGGCGGGCGGCGAGCGAGATGGCGGCGGTGAGTAAGTCCTTGACGCCCTTTACGGGGATCAGATGGCCAGCAAAAAGAACAATCTTCGAGTCAGGATTGAGGCCTAGTTCGGCTCTGGCGTCGATGCGGCTGCCCGGCGTGAAGATGCTAGAGTCACAGCCATTAAGGATGACGTGAACGCTGGCGGCATTGGCGCCGAGCTCTAGAGCGCGATCTCTGAGTTCACTGCTGACTGTGAGTACGGCGGCGGCCTCGGCGAGCACGGTGCGGGTGCCGCGGGAAGAGAAGGGTTCCGGCGGTCGTAGGTCGGTGCCGCGAGAGCCGACAACGACAGGTACACCGAGTTGGCGGGCGATGAGGCAGGCTGCGTAGCCCTCTGGGTAGAGCCAATAGGCGAGGATCAAATCAGGTCGGAAGGCGCGGATGGGGCCGGTGAGGCGGCGGACGGCCAAGCGTCCATTGAAGGGGCGGGTGATGTGGGGCAGAACATAGTATTCGCAGTAGTGGGTGCGGACGCCGCCGGGTTGCCAGGCGGTATTTGCGCGGCGGTAGATGTAGCTCTTGGGCTGAAGCCAAGAGACAGGCGGATAGACGGCGAGAGGGACAAACGCTTCCACCTCGGCGAAGCGCGCCAGTTGTACGACGGTGTGATAGATCGGGATTCCGCGGTAGGGCTCGGTATCGAGCGGAAACAATGGGGTGACTACAGCGATGCGCAAGGGACGGGAGGTTGGGTCTATGGCCATCGGCAACGGTCTTACAGTAACACGTGGCCCGTTCCTGGCGGAATCGTGTACAAGCTTGAGGGCCCGGCGCCTGCCCGACGAGGAATCAGCGCGAGTTATCCTCCGGGCCGATACAATGAAAGACAGTGGATTCGTGGAGGAAAGGCAAAATCATGCGGGTGAAGGTTTTGGCTGCGGTGTGTACATCGGTATTCTTCGGCGGCGCAGTCCAGGCTCAGCTGGGAGGACCAGGCGGACTGGGGCCTGGCTTGGATCGGCTTCCTTCGAGAGATTCGGCGTCGATGACGACGAGCACGGGGCTTCATCCGTGGCTGTTGGCAAACGGCATCTACAATCACACCTTAAGCGCCAGTGCGGATACCGCCAAATACAACACGATCATCGGGACGTTGTCCGGTGGGTTGGGCGGCTTCAAGTCCTGGGAGAACAGCCAGTTGGGCGGCAGTCTCATGGCCAGCGGATCGTATTTTGACAGGGGGCCTGCGGCTACTGGCGCGCAAGCGGGGGGCTCATTCTGGCGGCAATCGTATGTCGCCGATCTGGGGTATTCGCAGCAAGTCAGCCGGAGGTTGAAGTTCATCGTTCAGCAATTGGGCGGTCTTTCAGATGGCGGTTATGGGTTAGGCTCTGGCTTTGGTGCCAACGGCGTGCCTGGCATGACGAGTTCATACGGGGCGGGCAGCACGACGGCTGGTGGTGCGTCCGGACTCGATGCATTTGGCAACCCCGCGAATAACGGATTAGTGGACAACGAGATCTTTTCGAGCCGGACGAAGTTCTATAGCGGCAGTGTGTCGATGGATTATCAGATCAGCCAGCGTCTGTATGCAAGCGGGTGGGGGCAGGCGTCAATCATCCGACGGAGTGGGAGCCTTTACGGCATGGACAACGCCGGCGGCGGGGGCAATGTGCAGTATCGGGCGACACAGATGTCCGTTCTGGGTGTCGGTGTGCAGTTGGGGACAACTCGCTACCCGGGGCAGTTCGGTGGGATTCGGAATGAGAGCATCTTTGGTGTGTTCACACAGCGGGTCACGCGGACCATGTCGTATACGATGCAGGCTGGCGTAGGGCGCGTCCGGTCTGAGTTTATCGGCGCAGTTACTCTGCCGCCGGAGGTGGCGGCGATTCTGGGAGCGGGGTCTAGCCTGCAGGTGACGGACACACAGTTTCTGTCGCCAGTCTACAATCTGTCAATCCACAAAATCTTCGAGTTGGGGACGCTGATTCTGGCGGGCGGTCGCTCCTTTAGCGCTGGGAACGGTTTCGTTCAGGCGGGAATCCGGGACACCGCCAGTATTAACTTCGGCAGAGCACTGACGCCTAAGCTGTCCGCAAACCTGGTTGCGACCTACTTCCGGATGTCGGGGCGTGTGGGCCTGCTGCAGGTAACCGAGACGGCCCAGGTGGGTGGGATGGCCAGTTACCGATTCTACCGTCACCTGAGCCTAACGGCGCAGGCAGGCACGCGCTATGTCGGAGTGACGCATGGGGCCCGGCGGTTGGATGCCTACGCGGGCGTGGGGATTGGCTGGTCGCCCGGCGACCATGCGTTCAGCTTCTAGCGGTGCAGTTCCCGGATGGGCGATGTCTGACCGGCGTCTCGTTGGGTGGCGTGGCCATCGGGACCGAGCCGATGTTCCGTTCCAAGCAGGCGGATGTTAATACGGTGGTGAGGGTCGGATTGTCGTGTGTACTGAGATGATTTGCAGTCGGCTGCGGCCCTCGGGTGGCATCTGGCTGGAGAAAACGGTCGTTGCCGCGAGCTGGCTGTGGCTGAGTAAGGGCAGCGAGTACCGAACTGCAGTGCGCGAATACCTAGTACGTAGATAGCGGTGACCGCTCGTGGGTGGGTGAATCTGCCAGTCTGGAGAGTGGATGCGGTGACCGTTGGATTTGTTGTGAGTGGGGCTCGGATGTGACGTCGATAACGGTGCTGTCGGCCCAAGCGCTTCGCCATGAGCGATGGTCCATAATGGGGCAAGGGGCCGCAATGGAGACAGAGCAACGAGTCGGACTCTCGACATCGACTGTTTCAGTTTGGGCGTAATGGGCTTGGTTCGCTTACGGGGTGACGGTGACAATGATGAAGCTCTCTTTGCTGTGTTGGATCGTGTCGGTACCACTCTTGGCGCAGACCACTTTGTACGTCCCAACGGGCCAGACGCGGTGCGTGGCGTCGGCAACGAATGCAACGCCAATCGTTATTTCAACAGCGGGCTGCGACAATACATCGCTCGCTGCGGCCACGCCCGCGCTAGTTGCGCACGGCTGGACGAATGGCACAGTCATTGTTCTGGCTGGGGTGGAAGGCAACACGGCCGCGAATGGCACTCGAGTGGCGACCAACGTGACCGAGACGACGGCGGAACTGTATGACTTGGCTGGTGCTCCAGTGGCGGGTAACGGCGAATTCCTGCGGTACACGGGTGGACAGGGCACCAGCTATCCGGAAGCGGCGGCGGGTTCGCTGGTGACGTTGAAAGATCACCCGCGCGTGTGGCTGGACGGCCCGGGGGGCGCGCTGACTTCGACGCTTTGCACCCACGGGCGCCGCGATTGCAAGGCGGTTTCGAGTAACCCGGCCTACGCTGCCATGAAAACAGCCATCGACGGGCGCGTGCTCACCGCTGACACCGCAGCGCCAAGCGAGATGCTGATTGCCCAGCTACAGAACGGAGATTTCGGGTATCTGGGCGGGGCGGCGTTGATGTACCAGTCAACCGGAAACACGGCCTACCGGGACAAGGCCATCGCCGCGCTCAACAACATCGACAAGTACGCCAAGGGTTTCGGGTGTCTCACCGAACAGATCTCCGCCTGTGGCGACTCCATCACGCTGGACTACGGCAGTAAATATATGTGGAACATCGCGCAGGCGTACTCGATTGTGCGCTCTGGGATGACCTCGGGCGAGCGCACTGTGTTTGTTAACAAGATGCTGACCGACGTGGATGATGGATGCACAAGCCGCTTCTACGCGGGCACGGGCACCGTGAACTACACGCTCTACGCCAAGACCATCACCGGCAACGGCACGCAGTGGCTGACAAACGCCGACACGACACAGCGGATAGCGACGGGTGACTCGATCGGGTGGACGGCAGGATGCACGTCGGGCTACTGCGTGGGCATGACGATGATCGTCAAGTCGGTGGAGTCCGACACTTCGTTAACCATTCAGGGCTCCCCTACTGGAGGGTTTCTCGCCACGAGTGCGACGGACGGGCCTTTCTGGATCGGCAAGCCGTGGACGACTGGGAACTGTGGGTTTGTGAATTTCATCAATTACTCCGGGTACTCTCCAATCGCAAGCGGGAAGGCGCATGGAAACTCATACCTAAGTGGCGCGGCATCTAGCTTTGGCGGGGCAACGATCTACTCCCGCGACGAGTCGAGCCGAAACGAACTCTACAACCAGAACATCACGAAGGGCCTCGGCTTTTTGGCCCTGGCAATTGCCCTGGCTGACGACGACCCTAGGGCGCAGGCTATGTTGCAGCGGCTGGTTTTCTGGTGGAAAGACTTCTGGTATCCGCTCCAGAAGCAATGGACGACGGGCGCAATGCAGATCACGGCGAAGTACTACGCCACTCGCGTTCAGCCGTTCACCGCCGACTTCGCTATCCAACTTCGAAACAGCTTCTACGAACCGAGCATGGACTTCACGGGCGGGACGTGGCTGAAAACCCCACTGTCCCTGTGGGTCTACGGCTACAGTCGGGCAGACAACCGTAGTATCCGATGGGGCGGGCCTGCGCCTGTAGCCATGACGGCTGATCACTGGAAGGGTGGCTTGGCATCGGCGTATCTCACGCCGGGGAGCGATGAATCGAAAGCATGGCTCCACATCCTGAAGAACTACACAGGGTACTACCTGCCAGCGGAGACGCAATTCGGCTACGCCAACATGCTCGGCTACCCCGACAACTACCTCTACAGCGACCCGACTGCGCCTACGGCAGACCCGAATACGACACTGCCGCTGTCCCGAAATCTAACAGTTTCCGATTCTCAGCCGAATGGCGAGGGCACTGGGCTAGTGATCTCGCGAACTGGCTGGCTGGCCGATTCCAGTATTTTCGAGATTCACGCGCTGAGTGAATTTCGGTTCTCCAGTCTGTACGGAACGAGCTACTCCGGTGATCCGGCCAGCTATAAGATTTTCAAACGACACTACCTACTGGCTGAGGACTATGGTAGGGGCATTCAGCCCACGTTTACGGCCTACGGTGCTCCGAACGAGCAGAGCAACTTCATGCGGATCGGACCGTATCTCAGCAATTCACCGTCACTACTCCAACGGGCAAACTTCAAGTCGCAGATCCAGTTCGTCAGGACTTCACGATTCTGGAACGATCCCAGCAACGCGGCCACCTACGCGATGGTGGACTATGCGGGGGCGTATCAGGCGGCCGCTCAGATCACATTCGCGCACCGGCACTTTGCGCACTTCAAGAAGTTGGGTAGAAGCGAGTACATCATTGCCGCCGACGCGGTGCGAACCAGCGGCGGGCAGCAGAAGGTGACGTACCTGCACTACCCGAATAACGGGCAGTCGGGGGTTTTCGAGAACGGGTCTACGCCGTGGCCGGCCAACGGGGCTGAAGGCAATACGGTGTTGACGGACGATTCGCTTGTGTCCAGCGGGCCGGCGTCGAGGATCCTGACCAAGGTATTGAAGCCGGGCGGCGCGACCTCGCTGCGTGTCTATACGGACAATCCGGACGGATCATACACGGGCACGGTTGATCCGGCGAAGGGGCCGCTAGGTGGGGTGGGGCAGACCTTCCGAGTATCGATCTGCGCCTCGGCTGATGGCGTCACCTGCGACGCCTCGAATCTGAAGACGAATGTGCTGGTAGCGCATCGCGTGGTGGACGGCACGACGGAGACCGCGAATCCGGTGGCGCTGCTGTCCGCGATCGACCCTAACTTCATCGGCGCACAGGTGGACGACGGAGCGAACTCCATTGTGGCCGTCTTTCCGGCGGAGGGCATCACGCTCTCGGCGGCGGCATTCACGACAACGCATTCCGACGCCGGGCAGTACCTGGTGAGCGGGCTGACCGCGGGGCTCTGGTCAATTTCCAGAGACGGGGCCGTGATTACGGCGGCCGCGAACGTGGATAGCAGCGGAACATTGTATTGGGAGGGAGGCGCAGGAGCGTATGTTCTGATTCGGACGGGCGCGGGGCCGCTGAGCGTGGCGACGGGGAGTTTGCCGC
The nucleotide sequence above comes from Armatimonadota bacterium. Encoded proteins:
- a CDS encoding glycosyltransferase: MAIDPTSRPLRIAVVTPLFPLDTEPYRGIPIYHTVVQLARFAEVEAFVPLAVYPPVSWLQPKSYIYRRANTAWQPGGVRTHYCEYYVLPHITRPFNGRLAVRRLTGPIRAFRPDLILAYWLYPEGYAACLIARQLGVPVVVGSRGTDLRPPEPFSSRGTRTVLAEAAAVLTVSSELRDRALELGANAASVHVILNGCDSSIFTPGSRIDARAELGLNPDSKIVLFAGHLIPVKGVKDLLTAAISLAARHPKLVLVFVGEGYQQAELQATLTQSGSALPVHFAGSCTPRQVARWMHACNVFCLPSLNEGCPNVVIEALSSGRPVVASSVGAIPDLVDQSRGELTPPQNPDALAAALERTLNRNWDDDALSASMQRGWDTVAQETLAVCQTALSGGRR
- a CDS encoding putative Ig domain-containing protein gives rise to the protein MLCWIVSVPLLAQTTLYVPTGQTRCVASATNATPIVISTAGCDNTSLAAATPALVAHGWTNGTVIVLAGVEGNTAANGTRVATNVTETTAELYDLAGAPVAGNGEFLRYTGGQGTSYPEAAAGSLVTLKDHPRVWLDGPGGALTSTLCTHGRRDCKAVSSNPAYAAMKTAIDGRVLTADTAAPSEMLIAQLQNGDFGYLGGAALMYQSTGNTAYRDKAIAALNNIDKYAKGFGCLTEQISACGDSITLDYGSKYMWNIAQAYSIVRSGMTSGERTVFVNKMLTDVDDGCTSRFYAGTGTVNYTLYAKTITGNGTQWLTNADTTQRIATGDSIGWTAGCTSGYCVGMTMIVKSVESDTSLTIQGSPTGGFLATSATDGPFWIGKPWTTGNCGFVNFINYSGYSPIASGKAHGNSYLSGAASSFGGATIYSRDESSRNELYNQNITKGLGFLALAIALADDDPRAQAMLQRLVFWWKDFWYPLQKQWTTGAMQITAKYYATRVQPFTADFAIQLRNSFYEPSMDFTGGTWLKTPLSLWVYGYSRADNRSIRWGGPAPVAMTADHWKGGLASAYLTPGSDESKAWLHILKNYTGYYLPAETQFGYANMLGYPDNYLYSDPTAPTADPNTTLPLSRNLTVSDSQPNGEGTGLVISRTGWLADSSIFEIHALSEFRFSSLYGTSYSGDPASYKIFKRHYLLAEDYGRGIQPTFTAYGAPNEQSNFMRIGPYLSNSPSLLQRANFKSQIQFVRTSRFWNDPSNAATYAMVDYAGAYQAAAQITFAHRHFAHFKKLGRSEYIIAADAVRTSGGQQKVTYLHYPNNGQSGVFENGSTPWPANGAEGNTVLTDDSLVSSGPASRILTKVLKPGGATSLRVYTDNPDGSYTGTVDPAKGPLGGVGQTFRVSICASADGVTCDASNLKTNVLVAHRVVDGTTETANPVALLSAIDPNFIGAQVDDGANSIVAVFPAEGITLSAAAFTTTHSDAGQYLVSGLTAGLWSISRDGAVITAAANVDSSGTLYWEGGAGAYVLIRTGAGPLSVATGSLPPALLNGSYFFPLVALGGTPPYQWSVTSGRLPDGVSLSPAGLLSGTATLSGDFAFTVSVDDSDGQSVTKDLMLTVGTTPLRILTSVLGGGVVGRPYQASLLVGGGVPPYAWTTVSGTLCGGLSLVSDGIISGQPLQVETCAFRVRVTDQGGLSAERDLELSVVAENSLSILTTSLPDGKSGSDYMVQLTGSGGVTPLQWSISAGNLPDGLQLDEDTGIISGIPASAGQWAFTAQLTDSSTPSLQVAQDLSITVTPDVPELALVSQELPVVQAGSDCRTAIQALGGVPPHQFQATRQSLPTGMTLSAAGLLNGRPAAAGVPRLELADATEGSLLLRYGGAGLRWAAFGPGLGLTLNRLYYARVSCGGAAAALAAATRSAGRAGTGAAKLAVKAPAGVDKLRVDYGGTAALGARLETTCVAGRCGASIPAVSGQPLCHQSAYLSGSQVVRVSKPAVLLAR